A window from Pseudonocardia cypriaca encodes these proteins:
- a CDS encoding alcohol dehydrogenase catalytic domain-containing protein: MKALVYHGSGNKAWEDVPDAAVREPTDVVVRVDTTTICGTDLHILHGDVPAVTDGRILGHEAVGTVVEVGDAVRGFSVDDRVLVPAITKCGRCEYCGRGMPSHCQTVGGIGWIFGHLIDGTQAEYVRVPYADTSLYVVPGGVTDQQAIFLADSLPTGYEVGVLAGNVRPGNTVAIVGAGAVGLAAVLTTGLWGASKVIAVDTNKFRLEKAIEFGATDTVEVGPGTVDEVTSLTDGLGVDVAIEAVGYPETLLTAAALVRPGGTIANIGVHGTPVEIPMQDMWIRNVTLTMGLVDTVSIPTLLKMVAGGRIPAEKMGTHSFTFDQIDQAYDVFANAAANQALKVVITPS; this comes from the coding sequence ATGAAGGCACTCGTCTACCACGGTTCGGGCAACAAGGCCTGGGAGGACGTCCCGGACGCCGCCGTGCGGGAACCGACCGACGTCGTCGTCAGGGTCGACACCACCACGATCTGCGGCACCGACCTGCACATCCTGCACGGCGACGTCCCCGCGGTCACCGACGGGCGGATCCTCGGCCACGAAGCCGTGGGAACCGTCGTGGAGGTCGGAGACGCGGTACGGGGGTTCTCCGTCGACGACCGGGTACTCGTACCGGCGATCACCAAATGCGGCCGCTGCGAGTACTGCGGGCGCGGGATGCCGTCGCACTGCCAGACCGTCGGCGGGATCGGCTGGATCTTCGGGCACCTGATCGACGGCACCCAGGCCGAGTACGTCCGCGTCCCGTACGCCGACACCTCCCTGTACGTGGTTCCCGGAGGCGTGACCGACCAGCAGGCGATCTTCCTGGCCGACTCGCTGCCCACCGGGTACGAGGTCGGCGTGCTCGCCGGGAACGTCCGGCCCGGGAACACCGTCGCCATCGTCGGTGCCGGGGCCGTCGGGCTCGCCGCGGTGCTCACGACCGGTTTGTGGGGCGCGTCCAAGGTCATCGCCGTCGACACCAACAAGTTCCGGTTGGAGAAGGCGATCGAGTTCGGCGCCACCGACACCGTGGAGGTCGGCCCCGGCACGGTCGACGAGGTCACCTCGCTGACCGACGGCCTCGGCGTGGACGTCGCGATCGAGGCCGTCGGCTACCCGGAGACCTTGCTCACCGCCGCCGCCCTGGTCCGGCCGGGTGGCACGATCGCCAACATCGGCGTGCACGGAACCCCGGTGGAGATCCCCATGCAGGACATGTGGATCCGCAACGTCACCCTGACGATGGGCTTGGTCGACACCGTCTCCATCCCGACCCTGCTCAAGATGGTCGCCGGCGGGCGCATCCCGGCGGAGAAGATGGGCACCCACTCGTTCACGTTCGACCAGATCGACCAGGCCTACGACGTGTTCGCGAACGCAGCCGCCAACCAGGCGCTCAAGGTCGTCATCACGCCGAGCTGA
- a CDS encoding NAD(P)/FAD-dependent oxidoreductase codes for MADVVVVGAGIVGASVAYHAAGLGADVTLVDKALPGSGATGESFAWIGDSEREPGPGGALRAAATREYRRLAAEVPAVRVRWAGSLQWGGREPLDDLEPGRHVVDAEQIAALEPNLRTPPSRAVHIPGDGALDPVATTDALISAACERGARLVAGTAVTGLRIGKDRVAGVESTSGFIGAARVVLANGADVSLLCAPLGVAVPVEPSPAILLRLAGPPDLVRTIVAAPGADVRDTGDGELVAAVAYAGETTAAELARSAGRTRDRIAELFRGGADVRLLGARVGMRPMPLGGHPLVGPLPAARGAYLAVMHSGITLAAVVGRLVAEELVHGIEAPELRGCRPG; via the coding sequence ATGGCTGACGTCGTCGTGGTGGGCGCCGGGATCGTCGGGGCATCGGTGGCCTACCACGCTGCCGGGCTCGGGGCGGACGTCACGCTCGTGGACAAGGCGCTTCCGGGCTCGGGCGCCACCGGCGAGTCGTTCGCATGGATCGGCGATTCGGAGCGCGAGCCCGGTCCGGGCGGCGCCCTGCGCGCCGCCGCGACGCGCGAGTACCGGCGGTTGGCGGCCGAGGTCCCCGCCGTTCGGGTGCGGTGGGCGGGCTCGCTGCAGTGGGGCGGGCGGGAGCCGCTGGACGACCTCGAACCCGGACGGCACGTCGTGGACGCCGAACAGATCGCCGCCCTCGAGCCGAACCTGCGCACGCCGCCGAGCCGGGCCGTTCACATCCCCGGCGACGGGGCCCTGGATCCGGTCGCCACCACCGACGCCCTGATCAGCGCGGCCTGCGAGCGCGGCGCCCGGCTCGTCGCGGGCACGGCGGTGACCGGACTGCGGATCGGGAAGGACCGGGTCGCCGGCGTCGAGTCGACGAGCGGCTTCATCGGAGCCGCCCGTGTGGTGCTGGCGAACGGCGCCGACGTCTCCCTGCTCTGCGCACCGCTGGGCGTCGCGGTTCCGGTCGAGCCGTCACCGGCGATCCTGCTGCGGCTCGCCGGTCCGCCGGACCTCGTGCGGACCATCGTGGCCGCACCCGGCGCGGACGTGCGCGACACGGGCGACGGCGAGCTGGTCGCGGCCGTCGCGTACGCCGGGGAGACCACCGCCGCTGAGCTCGCGCGTTCCGCGGGCCGCACCCGCGACCGGATCGCCGAGTTGTTCCGCGGCGGTGCGGACGTTCGGCTGCTGGGTGCGCGGGTCGGGATGCGCCCGATGCCGCTCGGCGGGCACCCGCTGGTCGGCCCGCTCCCCGCCGCCCGCGGCGCCTACCTCGCGGTGATGCACTCCGGTATCACCCTCGCCGCGGTCGTCGGGCGCCTGGTCGCCGAGGAGCTGGTCCATGGCATCGAGGCCCCTGAACTACGCGGCTGCCGCCCGGGGTGA
- a CDS encoding zinc-dependent alcohol dehydrogenase family protein → MRAVVFDTVGGPLTVRDVPEPECLPDAVVLDVRATGVCRSDWHAWRGHDPVALPHVPGHEFAGVVARVGADVESWRPGDRVTAPFVCGCGVCELCRAGDPQVCPDQTQPGFTHHGSFAEQVLVRAAEFNLVRLPDSMSFVAAAGLGCRVATAYRALTAHGGLAAGEWLAVHGCGGVGLSAVLLGTALGARVVAVDVSADALALARARGAEAVLDASASNDVPAAIREITGGGAHVSLDALGSPATAVASVLSLRRRGRHVQVGLLLGEAATPPLPMDRVLAWELSLHGSHGIAAHEYAALLDLLTTAGLDPATLVGRVVPLEEAGAALAAMDGATPAGMTVVSLDA, encoded by the coding sequence GTGCGAGCGGTCGTCTTCGACACCGTCGGCGGGCCGCTGACCGTTCGGGACGTGCCGGAGCCGGAGTGCCTCCCGGACGCCGTGGTGCTCGACGTGCGCGCCACCGGGGTCTGCCGGTCGGACTGGCACGCCTGGCGCGGGCACGACCCGGTGGCGCTGCCGCACGTGCCCGGCCACGAGTTCGCCGGGGTCGTCGCGCGGGTGGGCGCGGACGTCGAGTCGTGGCGACCGGGCGACCGGGTCACGGCCCCGTTCGTGTGCGGGTGCGGGGTGTGCGAGCTCTGCCGGGCGGGCGACCCGCAGGTGTGTCCCGACCAGACGCAACCCGGCTTCACCCACCACGGGTCCTTCGCCGAGCAGGTGCTCGTGCGGGCCGCGGAGTTCAACCTGGTGCGGCTGCCGGACTCGATGTCGTTCGTCGCAGCGGCCGGGCTCGGCTGCCGGGTGGCCACCGCCTACCGGGCCCTCACCGCGCACGGCGGGCTCGCCGCGGGGGAGTGGCTCGCCGTCCACGGCTGCGGCGGCGTTGGCCTGTCGGCCGTGCTGCTCGGGACGGCGCTCGGAGCGCGGGTGGTCGCCGTCGACGTCTCGGCCGACGCGCTCGCGCTCGCACGGGCCCGCGGGGCGGAGGCCGTCCTCGACGCCTCCGCGTCGAACGACGTCCCGGCCGCGATCCGCGAGATCACCGGCGGAGGCGCGCACGTCTCGCTCGACGCGCTCGGCTCGCCCGCCACCGCCGTGGCGTCGGTCCTGTCGCTGCGTCGCCGGGGCCGGCACGTGCAGGTCGGCCTGCTGCTCGGGGAGGCCGCCACCCCACCGCTGCCGATGGACCGCGTGCTCGCATGGGAGCTGTCGCTGCACGGCTCCCACGGGATCGCGGCGCACGAGTACGCCGCGCTGCTCGACCTCCTCACGACCGCCGGCCTCGACCCGGCGACCCTGGTGGGGCGCGTCGTCCCGCTCGAGGAAGCCGGTGCCGCGCTGGCCGCGATGGACGGCGCGACCCCCGCGGGCATGACGGTGGTCTCGCTCGACGCCTGA
- a CDS encoding bifunctional FO biosynthesis protein CofGH encodes MVEVTPEPAPSDNALRRALRRARDGVTIDVAEASVLLAARGEALDDLLAVASRVRDAGLVAEGRPGVVTYSKNVFIPLTRLCRDRCHYCTFATVPHRLPAAFLERDEVLEIARAGAAAGCKEALFTLGDRPEDRWPAAREWLEERGYSSTLDYVRASAIAVLEETGLLPHLNPGVLSWDELTRLKPVAASMGMMLETTAERLWSEPGGPHFGSPDKEPAVRLRAITDAGRVGVPYTTGILIGIGENRTERAESLFAIRSAARAHGHIQEVIIQNFRAKPDTAMANDPDADLHDLAATIAVARIVLGPKMRIQAPPNLIGDEFALMLRAGIDDWGGVSPVTADHVSPELPWPAIDELATRSAAAGFTIRERLAVYPKYVLAGSPWIDSRVSAHVAALADPATGLADESADVVGRPWQEPDGGFASTGRIDLNTSIDTDGRTADRRGDFASVYGDWDAVAEELAATQRSAPERLDSDVRAGLDLAASDPAALLDPAHEAAAMAVLTCSGEALEELARLADAVRADVVGDEVTYVVNRNINFSNVCYVGCRFCAFAQRERDTDAFRLSLDEVASRAVEAAEAGATEVCMQGGIDPQLPVTFYADLVRAVKAAVPGMHVHAFSPMEIVSASAKAGVSIEEWLTELRDAGLGSIPGTAAEILDDEVRWVLTKGKLPAAQWLEVVGTAHRLGIPSSSTMMYGHVDEPRHWLGHLRTLGALQDETGGFTEFVPLPFVHHNAPIYLAGIARPGPTVRDNRAVHAFARLALHGRIDHIQCSWVKLGDDLAADILRGGADDMGGTLMEETISRMAGSENGSARTVTELAAIATAAGRPVRQRSTTYREPVERLVPAQRPGPRLLPLAPART; translated from the coding sequence ATGGTCGAGGTGACCCCCGAGCCCGCGCCGTCCGATAACGCCCTCCGTCGCGCGCTGCGGCGGGCGAGGGACGGCGTCACGATCGATGTCGCGGAGGCGTCGGTCCTGTTGGCGGCCCGGGGGGAGGCCCTGGACGACCTGCTGGCGGTGGCGTCGCGGGTGCGGGACGCGGGCCTGGTGGCCGAGGGCCGGCCGGGTGTGGTCACGTACTCGAAGAACGTGTTCATCCCGCTCACGCGGTTGTGCCGCGACCGTTGCCACTACTGCACGTTCGCCACGGTGCCGCACCGGTTGCCTGCGGCGTTCCTGGAGCGCGACGAGGTACTGGAGATCGCCCGCGCGGGCGCCGCCGCCGGGTGCAAGGAAGCGCTGTTCACCCTCGGCGACCGGCCGGAGGACCGCTGGCCCGCGGCGCGGGAGTGGCTGGAGGAGCGCGGGTACTCGTCCACGCTGGACTACGTCCGCGCGTCGGCCATCGCGGTGCTGGAGGAGACCGGCCTGCTGCCGCACCTCAACCCGGGCGTGCTGTCGTGGGACGAGCTCACGCGGCTCAAGCCGGTGGCCGCGAGCATGGGGATGATGCTGGAGACCACGGCCGAGCGGCTGTGGAGCGAGCCGGGCGGGCCGCACTTCGGCAGCCCGGACAAGGAACCGGCGGTCCGGCTGCGCGCGATCACCGACGCCGGGCGGGTCGGCGTCCCGTACACCACCGGGATCCTGATCGGGATCGGGGAGAACCGCACCGAGCGGGCCGAGTCGCTGTTCGCGATCCGCTCTGCCGCGCGGGCCCACGGCCACATCCAGGAAGTGATCATCCAGAACTTCCGGGCCAAGCCGGACACCGCCATGGCCAACGACCCGGACGCCGACCTGCACGACCTGGCCGCCACGATCGCCGTCGCGCGCATCGTGCTCGGCCCGAAGATGCGGATCCAGGCGCCGCCGAACCTGATCGGCGACGAGTTCGCGCTGATGCTGCGCGCCGGGATCGACGACTGGGGCGGCGTATCCCCGGTCACCGCCGACCACGTCAGCCCGGAGCTGCCCTGGCCCGCGATCGACGAGCTCGCCACCCGCTCGGCCGCGGCCGGGTTCACCATCCGCGAGCGGCTCGCCGTCTACCCGAAGTACGTGCTGGCCGGCTCGCCGTGGATCGACTCCCGCGTATCCGCGCACGTCGCCGCGCTCGCCGACCCGGCAACCGGGCTCGCCGACGAGAGCGCCGACGTGGTCGGGCGGCCGTGGCAGGAGCCGGACGGCGGGTTCGCCTCCACCGGCCGGATCGACCTGAACACGTCGATCGACACCGATGGCCGCACCGCCGACCGGCGGGGAGACTTCGCGTCGGTCTACGGCGACTGGGATGCGGTCGCCGAGGAGCTGGCGGCCACGCAACGGTCCGCCCCCGAGCGGCTGGACTCCGACGTGCGCGCCGGACTCGACCTGGCGGCATCGGATCCGGCGGCGCTGCTCGACCCGGCGCACGAGGCCGCGGCGATGGCCGTGCTCACCTGCTCGGGGGAGGCACTGGAGGAGCTGGCCCGCCTCGCCGACGCGGTGCGCGCGGACGTGGTGGGCGACGAGGTCACCTACGTCGTCAACCGCAACATCAACTTCTCGAACGTCTGCTACGTCGGCTGCCGGTTCTGCGCGTTCGCGCAGCGGGAGCGCGACACCGATGCGTTCCGGCTCTCCCTCGACGAGGTGGCGTCCCGGGCGGTGGAGGCGGCGGAGGCCGGCGCCACCGAGGTGTGCATGCAGGGCGGGATCGACCCGCAGCTGCCGGTCACCTTCTACGCCGACCTCGTGCGCGCGGTGAAGGCCGCCGTGCCGGGCATGCACGTCCACGCCTTCTCCCCGATGGAGATCGTGTCCGCATCGGCCAAGGCGGGCGTGTCGATCGAGGAGTGGCTCACCGAGCTGCGCGACGCCGGGCTGGGGTCGATCCCCGGCACGGCCGCGGAGATCCTCGACGACGAGGTGCGCTGGGTCCTCACCAAGGGCAAGCTGCCGGCCGCGCAGTGGCTGGAGGTGGTGGGCACCGCGCACCGGCTGGGCATCCCCTCGTCGTCCACGATGATGTACGGGCACGTCGACGAGCCGCGGCACTGGCTGGGCCACCTGCGCACCCTCGGCGCACTGCAGGACGAGACCGGCGGGTTCACCGAGTTCGTGCCGCTGCCGTTCGTGCACCACAACGCGCCGATCTACCTCGCGGGCATCGCCCGCCCCGGCCCCACCGTGCGCGACAACCGGGCCGTGCACGCGTTCGCCCGGCTCGCCCTGCACGGACGGATCGACCACATCCAGTGCTCGTGGGTGAAGCTCGGCGACGACCTCGCCGCCGACATCCTCCGCGGCGGCGCCGACGACATGGGCGGCACCCTCATGGAGGAGACCATCAGCCGGATGGCCGGATCCGAGAACGGCTCCGCCCGCACCGTCACCGAGCTGGCGGCGATCGCCACCGCGGCCGGGCGCCCGGTGCGGCAGCGCAGCACCACGTACCGCGAACCGGTCGAGCGCCTCGTCCCGGCCCAGCGCCCTGGGCCGAGGCTGCTCCCGCTGGCTCCCGCCCGGACATGA
- a CDS encoding alpha/beta hydrolase family esterase — MLTRSLAAGLACLLTLAGCAATPTTDRSIVVATADGDRTTHVHHPESAPPGAPLVVVLHGAGGSGSQVEADLGWDALADREGFVVAYPDGLDGTWNGGGCCGQARSRGVDDLGFLGAMVGRIAAEDETDPHRVYAVGFSNGAILAYAWACGRPGELAGIGPVAGAVLVPCAAPAPLTVVAVHGSADDRVPFDGGAGAGGAQYPTVDGSLAPFLSADGCSPDPTLVEDPPARVGTWTCTSGHDVVRDVVTDGGHGWPGAGPEAGTTDAPLDATGFLWARLTAR; from the coding sequence GTGCTCACGCGATCGCTCGCGGCCGGCCTCGCATGCCTGCTCACGCTGGCCGGATGCGCGGCCACGCCGACGACCGACCGCAGCATCGTGGTGGCCACGGCCGACGGCGACCGCACCACCCACGTCCACCACCCGGAGAGCGCGCCGCCGGGTGCGCCCCTCGTCGTCGTGCTGCACGGCGCGGGCGGCTCGGGCAGCCAGGTCGAGGCCGACCTCGGCTGGGACGCCCTCGCCGACCGCGAGGGGTTCGTCGTCGCATATCCCGACGGCCTCGACGGCACGTGGAACGGCGGCGGCTGCTGCGGGCAGGCCCGCTCCCGCGGCGTCGACGACCTCGGCTTCCTCGGCGCCATGGTGGGCCGGATCGCCGCGGAGGACGAGACGGACCCGCACCGCGTGTACGCCGTCGGGTTCTCCAACGGGGCGATCCTCGCCTACGCGTGGGCCTGCGGCCGGCCCGGCGAGCTGGCCGGGATCGGGCCCGTGGCGGGCGCCGTGCTCGTACCCTGCGCCGCGCCGGCCCCGCTCACCGTCGTCGCGGTCCACGGCAGCGCGGACGACCGCGTCCCGTTCGACGGTGGCGCCGGTGCCGGCGGGGCGCAGTACCCGACGGTGGACGGTTCGCTCGCGCCCTTCCTGTCCGCGGACGGCTGTTCCCCCGACCCGACGCTCGTGGAAGACCCGCCGGCCAGGGTCGGCACGTGGACGTGCACCTCCGGCCACGACGTGGTGCGCGACGTCGTCACGGACGGCGGGCACGGGTGGCCGGGCGCGGGCCCCGAGGCGGGCACCACGGACGCACCCCTGGACGCCACCGGCTTCCTCTGGGCCCGCCTGACGGCTCGGTGA
- a CDS encoding iron-siderophore ABC transporter substrate-binding protein, with protein sequence MPAVPRRLGHLSRRQLLAGAGALGAVGLLTACGGGSTPPPPAAGPAPAGAFPLSVEHSKGATQIPSAPQRVVTVGFSDQDPVLAMGVRPVGVTDWYGNHPYATWPWAQDELGDARPVVLNRGAFTGTPDYRYEEIAALDPDLIIGLYTSMDDTQYQTLSQIAPTVAPPAGYPEWGAPWDEYARLAGRALGNPDRAEQLVAGVNAQLEAAAAANPRFEGRTAVIAERLERGVSFVRSPNDPRSQLVAALGFTIPPEIGELAGDADGAPISDEQMALLDRDVLLWNIGFSPEVRRDVERAPLYSRLEVVQAGRSVFVDHPLVSAAWTWGTVLSIPTVVDALVTKISAVLT encoded by the coding sequence GTGCCTGCCGTTCCCCGCCGCCTCGGTCACCTCAGCCGCCGCCAGTTGCTCGCCGGCGCCGGAGCACTCGGGGCCGTGGGCCTGCTGACCGCCTGCGGGGGCGGTTCCACGCCGCCGCCGCCTGCGGCCGGGCCGGCCCCGGCGGGCGCGTTCCCGCTCAGCGTCGAGCACAGCAAGGGCGCCACCCAGATCCCGAGCGCCCCGCAGCGCGTCGTGACGGTCGGGTTCAGCGACCAGGACCCCGTGCTCGCGATGGGCGTCCGGCCGGTCGGGGTCACGGACTGGTACGGCAACCACCCGTACGCCACCTGGCCGTGGGCGCAGGACGAGCTCGGCGACGCCCGGCCGGTGGTGCTGAACAGAGGTGCGTTCACCGGCACCCCCGACTACCGGTACGAGGAGATCGCCGCCCTCGACCCGGACCTGATCATCGGGCTGTACACGTCGATGGACGACACGCAGTACCAGACGCTCTCGCAGATCGCGCCCACCGTCGCCCCGCCGGCCGGCTACCCGGAGTGGGGCGCGCCGTGGGACGAGTACGCCCGCCTCGCCGGCCGCGCTCTCGGCAACCCGGACCGGGCCGAGCAGCTGGTCGCCGGGGTCAACGCGCAGCTCGAGGCCGCGGCCGCGGCGAACCCCCGGTTCGAGGGGCGAACCGCGGTGATCGCGGAGCGGCTCGAGAGGGGCGTCTCCTTCGTCCGCTCGCCGAACGACCCCCGCTCGCAGCTGGTGGCGGCGCTCGGCTTCACGATCCCGCCCGAGATCGGTGAGCTCGCGGGCGACGCGGACGGCGCGCCGATCAGCGACGAGCAGATGGCTCTGCTCGACCGCGACGTCCTGCTCTGGAACATCGGTTTCTCCCCTGAGGTGCGCCGGGACGTCGAGCGGGCCCCGCTGTACTCGCGGCTGGAGGTCGTGCAGGCCGGGCGTTCCGTGTTCGTCGACCACCCGCTCGTCTCCGCCGCCTGGACGTGGGGCACGGTGCTCAGCATCCCGACCGTGGTCGACGCGCTGGTCACGAAGATCTCCGCCGTCCTGACCTGA
- a CDS encoding PPOX class F420-dependent oxidoreductase, with protein MVQLNDKARTLFDGKNFAVLSTLEPDGRPHSTVVWVKRDEDDLLFALPKSRRKTANLYRDPRATVVVFDAANPYDSAQVQGTARLEDDPDAVLVDELSHKYLDGPYPGFAGPNAQWVVARVTADKVIA; from the coding sequence ATGGTGCAGCTCAATGACAAGGCGCGAACGCTGTTCGATGGCAAGAACTTCGCTGTGCTGTCGACGCTCGAACCCGACGGCAGACCGCATTCGACGGTGGTGTGGGTGAAGCGCGACGAGGACGACCTCCTGTTCGCGCTGCCCAAGAGCCGCCGCAAGACCGCCAACCTGTACCGCGATCCGCGGGCGACCGTGGTGGTCTTCGACGCTGCCAACCCCTACGACAGCGCCCAGGTGCAGGGGACCGCCCGCCTCGAGGACGACCCGGACGCGGTGCTGGTCGACGAGCTCTCGCACAAGTACCTGGACGGGCCGTACCCCGGGTTCGCCGGACCGAACGCGCAATGGGTCGTCGCCAGGGTGACGGCCGACAAGGTCATCGCCTGA
- a CDS encoding alpha/beta hydrolase family protein, whose product MTPIEAVLVVGAFALVSARWLPPRFRRRVAIGAAAVSVASAAVLAVVGPRWQMVPVLVAVVVVLPFTARTIMGKPGGRRARWWLAGPGSAACVLAIVAGVGAAIAFPVPDFPTPTGEYAVGTTVVEWTEPDRPETWTTDPDDVRALQTQIWYPAEASPDEVERAPYLGRSEAEANAVAEGVGDFLGIPRFIFDGQVMARTNSVPDAPVASGTERFPVVVFSPGGGMGRFTNAAWAEELASHGYVVAALDHPYDSTAVVFADGRTVHRARFTVRSDGDARRLSEELAAVKSRDLGSALTHLGRLDSGEVQSVLAGRLDTDRAAVVGMSAGVGGAFQAARTDGRFSAVLALDGRPYDGDPGPYDQPALALTNQFGLEDNPTYLPELGRMLERSTTTGYLLTIPGTAHPTFTDAPLWMPPLPSLVGSLGRTEGNRIITEVTMGFLDAELRDRPTDLPGLFSEHGELTVYGAG is encoded by the coding sequence TTGACTCCGATCGAAGCAGTGCTGGTGGTGGGCGCATTCGCGCTGGTGTCGGCCCGCTGGCTGCCACCGCGGTTCCGGCGCCGGGTCGCGATCGGCGCCGCAGCGGTGTCGGTGGCGTCGGCGGCGGTGCTCGCGGTGGTCGGTCCTCGCTGGCAGATGGTCCCGGTGCTGGTGGCGGTCGTGGTGGTGCTGCCGTTCACGGCCCGGACCATCATGGGGAAGCCCGGCGGTCGGCGCGCCCGCTGGTGGCTGGCCGGACCGGGTTCGGCGGCCTGCGTCCTGGCGATCGTCGCCGGTGTGGGCGCGGCGATCGCCTTCCCAGTCCCGGACTTCCCCACGCCGACCGGCGAGTACGCGGTCGGCACGACCGTCGTCGAGTGGACCGAGCCCGATCGGCCCGAGACGTGGACGACCGACCCCGACGACGTCCGTGCGCTGCAGACCCAGATCTGGTACCCGGCCGAGGCGAGCCCGGACGAGGTGGAGCGGGCGCCCTACCTGGGCCGTTCGGAGGCCGAGGCGAACGCCGTCGCCGAGGGCGTCGGAGACTTCCTCGGGATCCCCCGGTTCATCTTCGACGGCCAGGTGATGGCCCGCACCAACTCGGTGCCCGACGCGCCGGTCGCCTCCGGCACCGAGCGGTTCCCGGTGGTGGTGTTCTCGCCGGGTGGGGGCATGGGACGTTTCACGAACGCCGCCTGGGCCGAGGAGCTGGCCAGCCACGGCTACGTGGTCGCCGCGCTCGACCACCCCTACGACTCGACCGCGGTCGTGTTCGCCGACGGCCGGACGGTGCACAGGGCGAGGTTCACCGTCAGGTCCGACGGCGACGCCCGCCGGTTGAGCGAGGAGTTGGCGGCGGTGAAGTCCCGCGATCTCGGTTCGGCCCTCACCCACCTCGGCCGTCTCGACAGCGGCGAGGTGCAGAGCGTCCTCGCCGGGAGGCTCGACACCGACCGCGCCGCGGTCGTCGGCATGTCGGCCGGCGTGGGCGGCGCCTTCCAGGCGGCCCGCACCGACGGGCGCTTCTCCGCGGTGCTCGCCCTCGACGGCCGTCCCTACGACGGCGACCCCGGACCGTACGACCAGCCGGCGCTGGCGCTGACCAACCAGTTCGGGCTGGAGGACAATCCCACCTACCTCCCCGAGCTGGGACGGATGCTCGAGCGCAGCACGACGACCGGCTACCTGCTCACCATCCCCGGCACCGCCCACCCGACCTTCACCGACGCGCCACTGTGGATGCCGCCGCTGCCGTCGCTGGTCGGCTCCCTCGGGCGCACCGAAGGCAACCGCATCATCACGGAGGTGACGATGGGCTTCCTCGACGCCGAGCTCCGGGACCGACCGACGGACCTTCCCGGCCTCTTCTCCGAGCACGGCGAGCTGACCGTGTACGGCGCCGGTTGA
- a CDS encoding YbaK/EbsC family protein, translating to MSTATHRNIDLVVAALTAGGADPSRVARMQVLPDAVTTAAAAAAALGVEVGQIANSLVFDADGDPLLVLTSGAHRVDTTKVAQLVGAQRVRRASPEFVRAATGQAIGGVAPVGHPAPLRTLVDRALESYDEVWAAGGIPHAVFPTTYGELVAVTGGTPADVA from the coding sequence GTGAGCACCGCAACACACCGCAACATCGACCTCGTGGTCGCCGCCCTCACCGCGGGCGGTGCCGACCCCTCCCGCGTGGCGCGCATGCAGGTGCTGCCCGACGCCGTCACCACTGCCGCCGCCGCTGCGGCCGCGCTGGGCGTCGAGGTCGGGCAGATCGCGAACTCGCTGGTCTTCGACGCCGACGGTGACCCGTTGCTCGTGCTGACCTCAGGCGCCCACCGGGTGGACACCACCAAGGTGGCGCAGCTGGTCGGCGCGCAGCGGGTGCGGCGGGCGTCGCCGGAGTTCGTGCGCGCCGCCACCGGGCAGGCGATCGGCGGGGTGGCCCCGGTCGGGCACCCGGCGCCGCTGCGGACGCTCGTCGACCGGGCGCTCGAGTCCTACGACGAGGTGTGGGCGGCAGGCGGCATCCCACACGCCGTCTTCCCCACCACGTACGGCGAGTTGGTGGCGGTCACGGGCGGCACGCCCGCGGACGTGGCGTAG